The following are from one region of the Cloacibacterium normanense genome:
- a CDS encoding barstar family protein, whose product MMEVYIDFLEIGDYEDFYAQLKEKLTLPEHFGDNLDALFDVITGELEMPLHLEFVNMSVEQLEIFEDLLTTLEDAEDEVEDFTFAYYLEQYEDEE is encoded by the coding sequence ATTATGGAAGTATATATAGATTTTTTAGAAATTGGTGATTACGAGGATTTTTATGCTCAACTGAAAGAAAAATTGACTTTACCAGAGCATTTCGGGGATAATCTCGATGCGCTTTTTGATGTGATTACAGGCGAATTAGAAATGCCTCTACATTTAGAATTTGTTAATATGAGTGTAGAGCAATTAGAAATTTTCGAAGATTTACTCACTACTTTAGAAGATGCGGAAGATGAGGTAGAAGATTTTACTTTTGCCTATTATCTGGAGCAATATGAAGACGAGGAATAA
- a CDS encoding trans-sulfuration enzyme family protein, whose protein sequence is MKFNTKVIHGNQSHEKVTGSVNVPVFLTSTFAQKSPGEHSGYEYSRAANPTRQALEDALASIENGARGLAFGSGLAAIDCVLKLLNPGDEIIAVDDLYGGSYRMFTRLFEKYQLKFHFVNLENPENILPLINEKTKLVWLETPTNPLMKLVDIQKVAELIKGKDILLAVDNTFATPYIQTPLDLGADIVMHSATKYLGGHSDVIAGALIAKTPELGEKLHFIQFASGGILGPHDSYLVLRGIKTLALRVQRHSENGQKIAEYLQNHPKVDKVFYPNLASNPQLELAKKQMKTFGGMISFTFKSGKKEDSIQFLEKLKVFTLAESLGGVESLANHPALMTHASIPAEKRAELGITDDLVRLSCGIEDVEDLIADIEQAFN, encoded by the coding sequence ATGAAATTCAATACTAAAGTAATACACGGCAATCAAAGCCACGAAAAAGTAACAGGTTCTGTAAACGTTCCAGTATTTTTAACATCTACATTCGCACAAAAATCTCCAGGAGAACATTCAGGTTACGAATATTCTAGAGCGGCAAATCCTACTAGACAAGCGTTAGAAGACGCACTCGCTTCCATAGAAAACGGAGCTAGAGGTTTGGCTTTTGGTTCTGGTTTAGCAGCAATAGATTGCGTTTTGAAATTATTAAATCCAGGAGACGAAATCATCGCTGTAGACGATTTATACGGAGGAAGTTATAGAATGTTTACCAGACTTTTCGAGAAATATCAACTGAAATTTCACTTTGTAAACTTAGAAAATCCAGAAAATATTCTTCCGCTGATTAACGAAAAAACCAAATTGGTTTGGCTGGAAACCCCAACCAATCCTTTAATGAAATTAGTTGACATTCAAAAAGTTGCAGAACTCATCAAAGGAAAAGATATTCTTTTAGCGGTGGATAACACTTTTGCAACACCTTATATTCAGACTCCATTAGATTTAGGTGCAGATATTGTGATGCATTCTGCTACCAAATATTTAGGCGGACATTCTGATGTTATTGCAGGAGCTTTAATTGCCAAAACTCCAGAATTAGGAGAAAAACTTCATTTTATTCAGTTTGCAAGTGGCGGAATTTTAGGACCTCACGACTCTTATTTGGTTTTGAGAGGAATTAAAACTTTGGCTTTAAGAGTTCAAAGACATTCTGAAAACGGACAAAAAATTGCTGAATATTTACAAAATCATCCAAAAGTAGATAAAGTCTTTTATCCAAATTTAGCGAGCAATCCTCAGTTAGAATTGGCAAAAAAACAAATGAAAACTTTCGGCGGAATGATTTCTTTTACTTTCAAATCGGGTAAAAAGGAAGATTCTATCCAATTTTTAGAAAAATTGAAAGTCTTCACTTTGGCCGAAAGTTTGGGAGGTGTAGAGTCTTTGGCAAATCATCCAGCTTTAATGACTCACGCTTCTATTCCTGCAGAAAAACGTGCAGAATTAGGCATTACCGATGATTTGGTTCGTTTAAGTTGCGGTATTGAAGATGTAGAAGATTTAATTGCAGATATAGAACAGGCTTTTAATTAA
- the nadE gene encoding NAD(+) synthase, whose product MQSEKIIERIVSWLKDYATKAGVKGYVIGVSGGVDSGVVSTLCAMTGLKVLALEMPIRQQKDQASRALEHIEFLKNKFPNVEGFSVDLNEPFEALYKTFDVKDNEFPAEKLAFANTRSRLRMLTLYYYGQINGLLVCGTGNKVEDFGIGFYTKYGDGGVDVSPIADLYKTEVYALARALDLPESIKNAIPTDGLWDVDRTDEQQIGATYPELEKIQKEWGTKTESDYSGRDLEVYKIFSRMHKAAQHKMNPIPVCDIPEEWRS is encoded by the coding sequence ATGCAATCAGAAAAAATAATTGAAAGAATAGTTTCTTGGCTAAAAGATTACGCTACAAAAGCAGGAGTAAAAGGTTATGTAATTGGAGTTTCGGGTGGAGTAGATTCTGGTGTGGTATCTACACTTTGTGCCATGACTGGACTTAAAGTTTTGGCTCTAGAAATGCCAATTCGTCAACAAAAAGATCAAGCTTCTCGTGCTTTAGAGCATATAGAATTTCTAAAAAATAAATTTCCAAATGTGGAAGGTTTCTCAGTAGATTTAAATGAACCTTTCGAAGCGTTATACAAAACTTTTGATGTAAAAGATAATGAATTTCCTGCGGAAAAATTAGCTTTTGCCAATACCAGAAGCAGATTGAGAATGCTCACTTTGTATTATTACGGACAAATCAATGGACTTTTAGTTTGTGGAACTGGGAATAAAGTGGAAGATTTCGGAATTGGTTTTTACACGAAATACGGAGATGGTGGAGTAGATGTTTCGCCGATTGCAGATTTGTACAAAACCGAAGTGTATGCTTTGGCAAGAGCTTTAGATTTGCCAGAATCTATTAAAAATGCCATTCCAACTGATGGACTTTGGGATGTAGATAGAACCGATGAGCAACAAATTGGAGCTACTTATCCTGAATTGGAAAAAATCCAAAAAGAATGGGGAACCAAAACCGAAAGCGATTATTCTGGAAGAGACTTGGAAGTTTATAAAATTTTCAGCAGAATGCACAAAGCAGCACAACATAAAATGAATCCAATTCCGGTATGCGATATTCCGGAAGAGTGGAGAAGTTAA
- a CDS encoding matrixin family metalloprotease: MEVFKKYIFYILLFLLIFSCEKSKENVIKNQEIVTILIQPFEDIKPQQLSEISENIKKIYPNVKVLEPIKFPKNSYYKPRSRYRADSIIKFLKLRTPENSVTIGLTNKDISATKGKIADFGIMGLGYRPGSACVASSFRLNSKNRNEQFYKIAIHELGHTQGLKHCPEKTCFMRDAEGENHTDEETDFCKNCKIVLISKHWKFDK, translated from the coding sequence ATGGAGGTTTTTAAAAAATATATTTTTTATATTCTATTGTTTTTATTGATTTTTTCTTGTGAAAAGTCAAAAGAAAATGTAATAAAAAATCAAGAAATTGTCACCATTCTTATTCAACCTTTTGAAGATATAAAACCTCAACAATTGTCAGAAATTTCCGAAAACATCAAAAAGATTTATCCTAATGTTAAGGTTTTGGAGCCTATAAAGTTCCCTAAAAATAGTTATTACAAACCTAGAAGCCGGTACAGAGCAGATTCTATTATTAAATTTTTAAAATTGAGAACACCTGAAAATTCTGTCACTATTGGTTTAACCAATAAAGATATTAGTGCAACCAAAGGCAAAATTGCAGATTTCGGGATTATGGGACTTGGTTATAGACCTGGTTCTGCTTGTGTAGCTTCAAGTTTTAGGCTGAATTCTAAAAATAGAAATGAACAATTTTACAAGATTGCCATTCATGAATTAGGACATACACAAGGTTTAAAACATTGTCCAGAAAAAACATGCTTTATGAGAGATGCAGAAGGTGAAAATCATACAGATGAAGAAACAGATTTCTGCAAAAATTGTAAAATAGTATTAATAAGTAAACATTGGAAATTTGATAAATAA
- a CDS encoding CCA tRNA nucleotidyltransferase translates to MKINLTQNKNFKLFKIISKVAQENNQTVYIVGGYVRDLLMQRKAPTDIDFVTDQSGIELAKAVGKELGDLKVSVFKTYGTAMIKYQDLDLEFVGARKESYSEDSRKPAVETGTLEDDQKRRDFTVNALAISLNEENFGELIDPFNGREDMQNKILRTPLEPAQTYSDDPLRMMRAIRFASVLHFEIEKNSLEAIKQEAERIKIVSMERIMVEFNKIMLSEKPSVGLKLMEETTLLEKIIPELTALKGIEEVEGQTHKDNFWHTLEVVDNISKNTDSLWLRWAALLHDIGKAPTKKFVEKIGWTFHGHEFLGSKMVKNLFTRLKLPLGPDMKYVQKMVKLSSRPIALIDDGTSDSALRRLLFDAGEDLEDLFTLCKADITTKNASKQEKFKKNFEYVAKKIKEVEEKDQVRNFQPPISGEEIMELFNLKPGREIGILKEKVKEAILEGIIANDKDEARNFVIKEAKLLGLEV, encoded by the coding sequence ATGAAAATCAATTTAACTCAAAATAAAAATTTCAAACTTTTTAAAATCATTTCTAAAGTCGCCCAAGAAAATAACCAAACGGTTTATATTGTTGGCGGTTACGTTCGGGATTTGTTGATGCAAAGAAAAGCACCAACAGACATCGATTTTGTAACCGATCAAAGCGGAATAGAACTCGCAAAAGCGGTAGGAAAAGAACTCGGAGATTTGAAGGTTTCTGTGTTCAAAACTTATGGAACTGCGATGATTAAATACCAAGATTTGGATTTGGAATTTGTGGGCGCCAGAAAAGAAAGTTATTCCGAAGATTCTAGAAAACCAGCGGTAGAAACTGGAACTTTAGAAGACGACCAAAAACGCAGAGATTTCACTGTAAATGCTCTTGCAATTTCTCTGAATGAAGAAAATTTTGGAGAACTGATTGATCCTTTTAACGGAAGAGAAGATATGCAGAACAAAATTCTGCGAACGCCTCTAGAACCTGCGCAAACGTATTCTGATGATCCTCTCAGAATGATGAGAGCGATTAGATTTGCTTCGGTTTTACATTTTGAAATTGAGAAAAATTCTCTCGAAGCCATCAAACAAGAAGCAGAACGCATCAAAATTGTTTCGATGGAAAGGATTATGGTAGAATTCAACAAAATTATGTTGAGCGAAAAACCTTCGGTTGGTTTAAAATTGATGGAAGAAACTACTCTTTTAGAAAAAATAATCCCAGAATTAACAGCACTGAAAGGCATTGAAGAAGTAGAAGGACAAACGCACAAAGATAATTTTTGGCACACACTAGAAGTAGTGGATAATATTTCTAAAAACACCGATAGTCTTTGGTTAAGATGGGCTGCTTTATTGCACGATATCGGAAAAGCACCGACTAAAAAATTTGTAGAAAAAATTGGTTGGACTTTCCATGGACACGAATTTCTAGGCTCTAAAATGGTGAAAAATCTTTTCACGAGACTGAAATTACCATTAGGACCAGACATGAAATATGTTCAAAAAATGGTGAAACTTTCATCCAGACCGATTGCTTTGATTGATGATGGAACTTCGGATTCTGCCTTGAGAAGATTGCTTTTTGATGCTGGTGAAGATTTAGAAGATTTGTTCACGCTTTGTAAAGCAGACATCACCACGAAAAATGCTTCGAAACAGGAAAAATTCAAGAAAAATTTTGAATACGTAGCCAAAAAAATAAAAGAAGTTGAAGAAAAAGATCAAGTTAGAAATTTTCAACCTCCGATTTCTGGAGAAGAAATAATGGAACTTTTCAACTTAAAACCGGGCAGGGAAATTGGAATTTTGAAAGAAAAAGTAAAAGAAGCGATTTTAGAAGGCATAATTGCTAACGATAAAGACGAAGCTAGAAATTTCGTGATTAAAGAAGCGAAACTTTTAGGTTTGGAAGTATAA
- the gldB gene encoding gliding motility lipoprotein GldB → MKKTITYFLLLAFSFVLFSCKKETENRWNVEIKTTEPVKITDISAAFYNDKIPFQNFKKDFGFFLAPQVPDATYEKKRADAIEKRVYKDALNKNNLANLEKQLAALFAHIKYYFPEFKIPQVYVFSSATELYEEPILYVPNKGVLFIDLSAFLGEKSEFYEGIDVYMRKEMTPQNVLPKVAETIAADYVPATPDHNKFLDKIINFGKLMILQDAFLPETMDQYKIHYSKDQQSWAISNEENIWNYFVENDLLFSDDNRLDERFLAKAPFSKFYTEIDPKSSPRVGAFIGWQICRQYLEKNPEVTLQKFLHLPATEIFNNSNYKPKN, encoded by the coding sequence ATGAAAAAAACAATCACATACTTTTTACTTCTCGCATTTTCTTTCGTACTTTTTTCTTGCAAAAAAGAAACAGAAAACCGTTGGAATGTAGAAATTAAAACTACTGAACCTGTAAAAATTACTGATATTTCTGCAGCTTTTTATAATGATAAAATTCCTTTTCAGAATTTCAAAAAAGATTTTGGTTTTTTCTTGGCGCCACAAGTTCCTGATGCTACTTACGAGAAAAAACGTGCAGATGCCATCGAAAAAAGAGTCTATAAAGATGCTCTAAATAAAAATAATCTGGCGAATTTAGAAAAACAATTGGCTGCACTTTTTGCTCACATAAAATACTATTTCCCTGAATTTAAAATTCCACAAGTTTACGTGTTTTCTTCGGCTACAGAATTGTATGAAGAACCTATTTTGTATGTTCCAAATAAAGGTGTACTTTTCATAGACTTATCTGCATTTTTAGGCGAAAAATCAGAATTTTATGAAGGGATAGATGTTTACATGAGAAAAGAAATGACGCCTCAAAACGTTTTGCCAAAAGTAGCAGAAACCATTGCTGCAGATTATGTTCCTGCAACTCCAGACCACAATAAATTTTTGGACAAAATCATCAATTTTGGAAAGTTAATGATTCTCCAAGACGCTTTTCTTCCTGAAACGATGGATCAATACAAAATACATTATTCTAAAGACCAACAATCTTGGGCGATTTCAAATGAAGAAAATATTTGGAATTATTTTGTAGAAAACGACCTGCTTTTTAGCGATGACAATAGATTAGACGAAAGATTTTTGGCAAAAGCTCCATTTTCTAAATTCTACACCGAAATTGATCCAAAATCTTCACCAAGAGTGGGTGCTTTTATCGGTTGGCAGATTTGCAGACAATATTTAGAAAAAAATCCTGAGGTGACTTTGCAAAAATTCTTGCATTTACCTGCAACAGAAATATTTAACAACAGTAATTATAAACCTAAAAATTAA
- the gldC gene encoding gliding motility protein GldC codes for MRQTQITINVELDENHVPEKMTWNAQDGGVENQETKATMISVWDEKAMEALRIDLWTKDMPVDQMKMFLHQIFVSLGHTYQRATGEDDVAEKIQEFAEDFAFMSKIK; via the coding sequence ATGAGACAAACACAGATAACAATTAACGTAGAATTAGATGAAAACCACGTTCCAGAAAAAATGACTTGGAATGCTCAAGATGGTGGTGTAGAAAATCAAGAAACCAAAGCCACCATGATTTCAGTTTGGGACGAAAAAGCAATGGAAGCATTACGCATCGATTTATGGACTAAAGATATGCCTGTAGATCAAATGAAAATGTTCCTTCATCAGATTTTTGTTTCTCTTGGTCATACTTATCAAAGAGCAACTGGCGAAGATGATGTAGCCGAAAAAATTCAAGAATTTGCGGAAGATTTCGCTTTTATGAGTAAAATTAAATAA
- the hemL gene encoding glutamate-1-semialdehyde 2,1-aminomutase codes for MLYQRSSALFEEAYKYIPGGVNSPVRAFKSVGGVPIFMKSAKGAYLTDADDRTYVDYINSWGPAIVGHAHDEVVEAVKLQAEKGFSFGAPTELETEIAKFIIENVPNIDQIRMVSSGTEACMSAIRLARGYTGREKIIKFEGCYHGHSDSFLIKAGSGAATFGNPNSPGVTSGTAKDTLLAKYNDIEQVEDLFRHNQGEIAAIIVEPVAGNMGCVLPENNFLQNLRKVCDENGALLIFDEVMTGFRLGFGGAQELFNIKADIVTYGKVIGGGMPVGAFAARNEIMNKLSPRGDVYQAGTLSGNPLAMRAGLTTLQLIKNNPNFYEKLNKTTETLDFEIGKILNSKGIAHKINRKGSMMSVFFHTNRVSNFEEAADSNHSLFNNFFHQLLAQGIYLPPSGYETWFISDAINDTEIDKTLEAVRNFDYSDKVED; via the coding sequence ATGTTATATCAAAGAAGTTCGGCTTTATTTGAAGAGGCGTACAAATATATTCCAGGAGGTGTTAATTCGCCAGTTCGTGCTTTCAAATCTGTAGGAGGAGTTCCTATTTTTATGAAATCTGCGAAAGGTGCTTATTTAACAGATGCAGATGACAGAACGTATGTAGATTACATCAATTCTTGGGGACCAGCAATTGTAGGTCACGCTCATGATGAGGTAGTAGAAGCGGTAAAATTACAAGCAGAAAAAGGCTTTTCTTTTGGTGCGCCTACAGAATTAGAAACCGAAATTGCAAAATTTATCATCGAAAATGTTCCGAATATTGACCAAATCAGAATGGTTTCCTCTGGTACAGAAGCTTGTATGAGTGCCATCAGATTAGCAAGAGGTTATACAGGAAGAGAAAAAATAATCAAATTTGAAGGTTGTTATCACGGTCATTCTGATTCATTTTTGATTAAAGCAGGAAGTGGAGCGGCAACTTTTGGGAATCCAAATTCACCGGGAGTAACTTCAGGAACTGCAAAAGATACACTTTTAGCAAAATACAATGATATAGAACAAGTAGAGGATTTGTTCCGTCATAATCAAGGAGAAATTGCTGCGATTATTGTAGAACCCGTTGCTGGAAATATGGGTTGCGTTTTGCCAGAAAATAATTTCCTTCAAAATCTAAGAAAAGTTTGTGATGAAAATGGCGCTTTATTGATTTTTGATGAAGTGATGACTGGTTTCCGTTTGGGTTTTGGCGGTGCGCAAGAACTTTTTAACATAAAAGCAGATATTGTGACTTACGGAAAAGTAATTGGCGGCGGAATGCCAGTTGGTGCTTTTGCTGCAAGAAACGAAATTATGAATAAACTTTCGCCAAGAGGTGATGTTTATCAAGCGGGAACTTTAAGTGGAAATCCTCTCGCAATGAGAGCTGGACTTACAACGCTTCAACTCATTAAAAACAATCCTAATTTCTACGAAAAATTAAATAAAACTACAGAAACGCTGGATTTTGAAATTGGTAAAATCCTAAATTCTAAGGGAATTGCCCATAAAATCAACAGAAAAGGAAGTATGATGAGTGTTTTCTTCCATACGAACAGAGTTTCTAATTTTGAGGAAGCTGCGGATTCTAACCATTCATTATTCAATAATTTCTTCCATCAGTTGTTGGCTCAGGGAATTTATCTTCCACCAAGTGGTTATGAAACGTGGTTTATTTCTGATGCAATAAACGACACCGAAATTGATAAAACGCTTGAAGCGGTTAGAAATTTTGATTATTCAGATAAAGTAGAAGACTAA
- a CDS encoding glucosaminidase domain-containing protein has translation MKKLILIFSIALFSNVQAQTWKTEDQYIQRFAQYAVEEMELYNIPASITLAQGLLETGGGQSRLAQEGKNHFGIKCKENWTGKTMKHTDDAPNECFRVYEDPRESYRDHSLFLVNRPFYKNLFQLDPKDYNAWAHGLKKAGYATNPRYAYILIDKIQKYKLFEFDYIKKEQVTEKLLALYPDLVNDKEFLAKNLPTPKKEEAPKVVIDAPEPKKLTKEEVLLSVLMKAHPNEALRYIVIPMEPDYDDASEVNLHDISKKYGVSTSKLIKWNELSSQTLKEGQILFLEKKNSSGSVETYRAEKGDNMYSIAQKFAIRLDKLYDKNRMEYGDKVKEGQLIYLKNRKPR, from the coding sequence ATGAAGAAACTCATTTTAATATTTTCAATTGCCTTGTTTTCAAATGTCCAAGCCCAAACTTGGAAAACCGAAGACCAATACATTCAGCGATTTGCACAATATGCTGTAGAAGAAATGGAATTATACAATATTCCCGCATCTATTACTTTGGCACAAGGACTTTTAGAAACAGGTGGTGGTCAGTCTAGATTGGCACAAGAAGGGAAAAATCACTTCGGGATTAAGTGTAAAGAAAACTGGACGGGCAAAACCATGAAACATACAGATGACGCACCAAATGAATGTTTCCGAGTGTATGAAGATCCTAGAGAATCTTACAGAGACCATTCTTTGTTTTTGGTGAATCGTCCTTTTTACAAAAATTTATTTCAACTTGACCCAAAAGATTATAACGCTTGGGCTCATGGTTTGAAAAAAGCTGGTTATGCGACCAATCCTAGATATGCTTATATTTTGATTGATAAAATTCAGAAATATAAACTTTTTGAATTTGACTATATCAAAAAAGAACAAGTGACCGAAAAACTTTTGGCTTTGTATCCTGATTTGGTGAATGATAAAGAATTTTTAGCTAAAAATTTACCAACACCTAAAAAAGAAGAGGCTCCAAAAGTCGTAATTGATGCTCCAGAACCTAAAAAATTGACTAAAGAAGAAGTTTTATTATCTGTTTTGATGAAAGCACATCCTAATGAAGCTTTGAGATATATTGTGATTCCGATGGAACCAGATTATGACGATGCTTCGGAAGTAAACTTACACGATATTTCTAAAAAATATGGTGTTTCTACTTCTAAATTGATAAAATGGAACGAACTTTCTTCTCAGACTTTAAAAGAAGGACAAATTCTCTTCCTCGAAAAGAAAAATTCTAGCGGAAGTGTAGAAACTTATCGCGCAGAAAAAGGAGATAATATGTATTCTATCGCACAAAAATTTGCCATAAGATTGGATAAACTTTATGACAAAAACCGCATGGAATATGGAGATAAAGTAAAAGAAGGTCAATTGATTTATCTTAAAAATAGAAAACCTAGATAA
- a CDS encoding GNAT family N-acetyltransferase gives MLTRKATLEDLPQLSNLFDQYRSFYHKESDIEGAENFLKERLENQDSEIFVAEENGILTGFTQLYPLFSSTRMKRYWLLNDLFVNENHRGKGHSKALIESAKELCIETKACGILLETDKTNEIGNQLYPSCGFEHYNYANFYEWTNPI, from the coding sequence ATGTTGACGAGAAAAGCCACTTTAGAAGATTTACCACAACTGTCAAATTTATTTGACCAATACAGAAGTTTTTATCACAAGGAAAGTGATATTGAAGGTGCTGAAAATTTTCTAAAAGAAAGATTAGAAAACCAAGATTCTGAAATTTTCGTAGCAGAAGAAAACGGTATTTTGACCGGTTTTACTCAATTATATCCTTTGTTTTCTTCAACAAGAATGAAAAGATATTGGCTTTTAAATGATTTATTCGTCAATGAAAATCACAGAGGAAAAGGTCATTCTAAAGCTTTGATTGAAAGCGCAAAAGAACTTTGTATAGAAACAAAAGCTTGCGGAATTCTTCTAGAAACCGATAAAACCAACGAAATTGGCAACCAACTTTATCCGAGTTGTGGTTTTGAACATTATAATTACGCCAATTTTTATGAATGGACTAATCCTATTTAA
- a CDS encoding L-threonylcarbamoyladenylate synthase → MEKALEILKNGGVILYPTDTIWGIGCDATNVEAINKIFEIKKREKTKSMIILVENERRLQDLVDVPEMAWQIIDLSEKPVTIVYENPKNLPKEILAEDGSIGIRLVKDDFCKKLISKLNKPLVSTSANFSGDKSPLKFSDISQELIDAVDYAVEENRESVSKYSGSSVIKVWSDGRVKVLRE, encoded by the coding sequence ATGGAAAAAGCACTAGAAATATTAAAAAACGGCGGCGTAATCCTCTATCCTACGGATACGATTTGGGGAATTGGCTGTGACGCAACCAATGTAGAAGCCATCAACAAAATTTTTGAAATCAAAAAGCGTGAGAAAACCAAATCCATGATTATTTTGGTGGAAAACGAACGCCGATTACAAGATTTGGTAGACGTTCCAGAAATGGCTTGGCAAATTATTGATTTGTCTGAAAAACCAGTCACCATCGTTTACGAAAATCCTAAAAATTTACCCAAAGAAATTTTAGCTGAAGATGGAAGCATCGGAATTAGATTGGTAAAAGATGATTTTTGCAAAAAATTGATTTCTAAACTCAATAAACCTTTGGTTTCTACTTCTGCCAATTTTAGCGGAGACAAATCACCATTGAAATTCTCTGACATCTCGCAAGAACTGATTGATGCGGTAGATTATGCAGTAGAAGAAAACAGAGAAAGCGTTTCCAAATATTCTGGTTCATCAGTGATAAAAGTTTGGAGTGACGGAAGAGTGAAAGTACTTCGCGAGTAG
- a CDS encoding ribonuclease domain-containing protein, giving the protein MQNKKSLLYIFLAFVAGLLLMYLFNNYKIEKKDTSENSEISYRKSDNQKSESSYSYENNSKKNQDNFEERKSDFSDDNNASKNNIDELTNDELVVKYLKEHGELPDYYITKSEAKSMGWVPSKGNLCEVAPGKAIGGDIWTNRQKSLPTKSGRKYFEADLNYNCGNRNADRVVFSNDGLVFVTFDHYRSFEEK; this is encoded by the coding sequence ATGCAAAACAAAAAATCGTTACTTTATATTTTTCTGGCTTTCGTGGCAGGATTGTTATTGATGTATCTTTTCAATAACTATAAAATCGAGAAAAAAGACACATCAGAAAATTCAGAAATTTCTTACAGAAAATCTGACAATCAGAAATCTGAAAGTTCTTATTCTTACGAAAATAATTCAAAGAAAAATCAAGACAATTTTGAGGAAAGAAAGTCTGATTTTTCTGATGATAATAATGCTTCCAAGAATAATATTGATGAACTTACCAATGATGAATTGGTGGTGAAATATCTAAAAGAACATGGAGAATTGCCCGATTATTACATCACAAAATCAGAAGCAAAATCTATGGGTTGGGTTCCAAGCAAAGGAAATCTTTGCGAAGTTGCTCCCGGAAAGGCTATTGGTGGTGATATCTGGACAAATCGACAAAAATCTCTTCCTACAAAATCTGGACGAAAATATTTCGAAGCAGACCTTAATTACAATTGCGGCAATAGAAATGCAGATAGAGTAGTTTTTTCTAATGATGGTTTGGTTTTCGTGACGTTTGATCATTACAGAAGTTTCGAGGAAAAATAA
- a CDS encoding DinB family protein produces the protein MTEFQKYIQRYLDLIPSDNWLEEMINSGAETIQIFSGLDNEKSLFAYAEGKWTLKELLLHLIDTEKIFQYRALRFARKDQTELSGFDEDLFAANSFANDRTLVSLLEEFRIVRQTSIIFFENLQNAALTNTGKANGNKISVETIGRLIVGHNFHHLKIVEERYLPNLK, from the coding sequence ATGACTGAATTTCAAAAATATATTCAAAGATATTTAGACCTAATTCCATCTGATAATTGGTTGGAAGAAATGATCAATTCTGGAGCAGAAACCATTCAGATTTTTTCTGGTTTAGACAATGAAAAATCACTTTTTGCCTACGCAGAAGGAAAATGGACGCTCAAGGAATTGCTTCTTCATTTAATTGACACCGAAAAAATTTTCCAATACAGAGCTCTTCGTTTTGCCAGAAAAGACCAAACCGAATTGTCTGGTTTTGATGAAGATTTATTTGCTGCAAATTCTTTTGCTAACGATAGAACTTTGGTAAGTTTGTTAGAAGAGTTCAGAATTGTGAGACAAACGTCTATCATTTTCTTCGAAAATTTACAAAATGCAGCACTTACCAACACTGGAAAAGCCAACGGAAACAAAATTTCTGTAGAAACCATCGGAAGATTAATCGTGGGACATAATTTTCATCATTTAAAAATAGTTGAGGAAAGATATTTACCGAATTTGAAATAA